ACTGTTTGGTCACGGCGTTGTGAATTATACGATCAATGAGGATAAAACCCTGACCATTGACCTTCCTGAAAACGCGCCGAATCCGAACTGTAACGGCTTTAAGATCAGCAATATGAAACTCAGCTGGCAGCCGTTTGGGCACTATCTGATTGCGAATGCCACGCGTATTGATGTGTCGACGTTGAAGAAAACCCACAAGGGCGAACTCAGTGTAAACTTTACTGCGGGGCCGATTAGTCCGGGCAGCATTCTGATCGGAAGCAAGGTGGATGCACAGGGTACGATTACGCTGTTTGACGGGGATAAAAAACTGACGGAAGCGGCGTATTCCGTAAAAGCCGGGCAGAAGGTCGAAGTGGGCAACTTCAAGTTAAAGCTGCCTCATCGCGTAGCAAGCAAAAGCTTCCGCATGGTCCTGACAGGGATCGATAAGGATGCGGTAACGGATCTTGCTGTGGGCATTCAGCGTGATCACACCATTCTTCAACTGGGTGGCGGATATTTTTGACGGGCTGTACTACAATATTTCGTAGTCTCTGCTGTGAAAAGACTACGATACCTCTGTTTTGCTTTGGAGGAGGTCTCGTGTTTCACTCTTGGTGTTAGATTCTGAAAATAATGCGAAAGTGAATCGTGATGAATAAGCAGTGGCTGTTTTTGGTTTTTTTGGGGGTTTGTGCACAGGGAATTGCGGCAAGTAAGCCCAATATTGTCTATATTCTGGCTGATGACATGGGGCCGGGGGATGTGTCCTGTTATAACGCAGAGGGTAAAATTCCGACGCCGCACATCGACCGCATGGCACGCGAAGGTATGAAGTTTATGGATGCCCATACCGGTTCCAGTGTCTGTACGCCGACGCGTTACGGGATTATCACGGGGCGCTATTGCTGGCGGACCAGGAAGAAGGAGGGCGTGCTGGGGGGGCATTCGAATCCGTTAATTCCGCAAAGCCGCGAAACGGTCGCGTCATTTCTGAAAAAAGAAGACTATGCAACCGCGATCATTGGCAAATGGCATTTGGGCATGAGTTGGGAAAATGATGCGGCTCCCAATGCCAAGCGGGTAACGGCAAAGAACGTGAAAAACCCAAAAGCGCCAATTAAAAACGGACCGACGACGCTGGGGTTTGATTATTATTTCGGACTTTCCTCCTCGCTGGATCATGACCCGCATGCCTATGTGGAAAATGATCAGTTGCTGGGAGAACTGGAACTGGAAACCGGCAAACGTTATGGGCCGGAAATGGTGGCTCGCGGGTTGCCGAGCGGGCATCCGGGCTGGTGCGCAAAAGGATTTAAAAATGAGATGGTGCTGACGGATCTGGCGCGGAAAACGGACGAGTGGATCACGGCAAATCGCGACCGGCCCTTTTTCGTTTATCTGGCGCTCACCTCTCCGCATATGCCGATCTGTCCGCGAAAGGAATTTCAGGGAAAAAGCGGGATCGGGAAACATGGCGATTTTGTGATGGAGACCGACTGGGTGGTTGGCGAAGTCCTGAAAACATTGGATAAACTGAACCTCGCAGAAAATACGCTGGTGATCTTTACCTCTGACAATGGCACCAGCGGAAAGGCCGGAATTCCCAATATGGAAAAGCTGGGGCATTTTCCCAGCGGAATTTATCGGGGCCAGAAAAAATCTATTTTTGAAGGCGGGCACCGCATGCCGTTTGTTGCCCGTTGGCCGAAAACCATTAAACCGGGGACGGAATCGACAGATCTGATCTGCACGACCGATCTGCTGGCTACGCTGGCGGATCTTGCCGGGAAGACGCTGCCGGATGATGTGGGCGAGGACAGCGTCAGTTTTCTTCCGGCATTGCAGGGAAAACGGATCCCGGGTGCGCAGGAACGATTGGTGGTGCACCATGATTCGGCGGGATATTTTGCGGCTCGCAAGGGGAAGTGGAAGCTGGTTCTGGATGCTTATAACGGGAAAAAAACGGGGACGATTAAAGGAGCTCCTATCAAAAACGAGTCCCGTACCATGCTTTTCGATATGAATGCTGATCCTCGTGAAACGGATAATCTGATCCAGCAATATCCGGAGGTGGCCGAGGCGTTGAAGAACGAGCTGGCCGGAATCATTCAGGCCGGGCGCAGTACGCCCGGCAGCGCCCAGGCGAACGATCCGTTGCGCAAGGGGGAATCCTGGAAACAGCTTGAGTTGCTAGCGGAGTATTTGAAGTAAAAAAAAGGATGTTTCTGAAGTATGAAATGGATAAAGCTAATCAGCACAACCTTGTTGCTCGCTGGTGCGGTACAGGCGGCAAACAGGCCGAATTTCATCATGATGATGTGTGATGATATGGGCTATGGTGATGTTGGTTTTAATGGCCATCCGTATGTCCAGACTCCGCATCTGGATAAATTGGCGGCGGACGGGGCGAATCTGACGCATTTTTATTCCATCGGCCCGGTCTGTTCCCCGACACGGGTTTCTTTAGTGACCGGCCGCCATCATTATCGGATGGGCGTTTTCAGTGCCAACCGCGCGCATCTGCCGAAGGAAGAATACACGATTGCCCGCATGCTGAAGTCGAAGGGATATACCACCGGGCATTTCGGCAAGTGGCATATGGGCACGCTCAGCCGGGAAATTTCGCCCAAGGGAAAGGGACGTAAACCTGAGCTGAACTATGCCCCGCCGTGGGAGCGTGACTATGATCACTCCTTTGTGACCGAAGTGGCCGTGAAAACATGGAATCCGACCGAGGGCCGCCAGGCACCGAACAATTTTTATTACGAAGACGGAGTGGTAACCACTGAAAATCTGCGTGGCGGCTCATCACGCATCATTATGGATCGCGTAATTCCGTTCATTGATCAGGCTGTCGAAAGCGATACGCCGTTTCTTTCGGTCATTTGGTTCAACGCGCCGCACAAAGATGTGGAGGCCGGGCCGGATTATCTGAAGCGTTATGAAGGTTTCGGCGGTGCTGCGCATTATTTCGGCTGTATTTCTGAAGTGGATGATCAGGTTGGGCGCCTGCGGGCCGAGCTGGAACGGCTGGGTGTTGCCGATAATACGGTGATCTTCTTTACCAGCGATAACGGGCCGCTGGGCGGAGTGTTGAAGTCGAAGGAAACCTACGGCAAAAGCAAAAACCGGCTGACGGGTAATTCAGGCGGGTTCACCGGCGGCAAGCGTGATGCCACAGAAGGCGGTGTGCGTGTTCCGGGGCTGGCCTGCTGGCCGGGACAGATTGAGCCGGGAAGCGTGATCGATGTTCCGATGTCGGTACTTGACTATCTGCCGACGCTGGCCGGAGCTCTGGAGGTTGAGTTGCCGCAGGATCGTGTGCTGGACGGTGAAAATGTCCTGCCGATTCTGCGTGGCAAAAAGCAGGTGCACGACAAGTCGATCCCGTTCCGTTATGAAAATGATGCCTGGATCGTAAAGGGCAAAATGAAGCTGATGATTCAGTCACCGACGGATCCTTCCAAGGATCGTATGTTTGACCTTTCAACGGATAAAACGGAGGCCGATAACGTCTTGAAACACTATCCGGAACAGGCAGCCGAAATGCGCAAGGAGCTGCTGGCCTTTCTGGATTCGGCAAAGTACAGCCATGCCGGAAGGGAGTACGGTACGGATTTCCGGCCGGTGGAGGAGTGGCATGCTTTGGGGATGTTGAGCCGTAAGATGAAAAAGAAAGCGAAGGAAGAGCAATGAATCTTTTAAAAAAGTATCTCGTCGGGGCCGTCGTGGGTCTTCTTCCAATCATTGGAAATGCGGAGAGCCGGCCGAATATTATTTTCCTGATGTCGGATGACCAGAGCTTTTATACCCTGGGCTGCTACGGCAATCCCGATGTGCAGACACCGAATCTGAATCGGCTGGCTGCGGATGGTATGGCATTCGATCGGCACTATGCCACGACAGCGATCTGCATGGCCAGCCGCGCCACGGTGATGTCGGGGATGTTCGAATTCAAGACCGGCTGTAACTTTATGCATGGCGATATGATGGAGGATATCTGGAAAAAGTCCTATCCGATGCTGCTGAGGGAGGCGGGATACCGCACCGGGTTTGCCGGAAAATTCGGGTTCAGCATCCGGAAAAATCTGAAAAGTAAGGCCATTAAAAATCTCGATCAGTATTTTGATGTCTGGGCCGGGGGACACGGTCAGACCAGCTATAAGACCGCAGCGAATGAAGGGCTTAAAAAATATGTCAATGAGTATCCTCACTCCACCTTGGCATATGGCGCATTCGGCCGTGATTTCATTAAGGAATCCGTCGGAGGAGAGCAGCCGTTCTGTCTTTCCATCAGCTTCAAGGCACCGCATCGGCCGGCAACACCCGATCCGCGGTTTGATGAAATCTATAAAGGGAAAACGTTTACAAAACCCGGCAATTTCGGGCGTGAAAACGGGGCGCATTTTTCCAAACAAAGTCAGGCCGATCGGCAGTATGAGCGGTTCCACAGCTGGAACTACGCAACGAAA
This is a stretch of genomic DNA from Pontiella agarivorans. It encodes these proteins:
- a CDS encoding sulfatase family protein, whose amino-acid sequence is MNLLKKYLVGAVVGLLPIIGNAESRPNIIFLMSDDQSFYTLGCYGNPDVQTPNLNRLAADGMAFDRHYATTAICMASRATVMSGMFEFKTGCNFMHGDMMEDIWKKSYPMLLREAGYRTGFAGKFGFSIRKNLKSKAIKNLDQYFDVWAGGHGQTSYKTAANEGLKKYVNEYPHSTLAYGAFGRDFIKESVGGEQPFCLSISFKAPHRPATPDPRFDEIYKGKTFTKPGNFGRENGAHFSKQSQADRQYERFHSWNYATKYDQVMATYHQQVYAIDQAVGMIREALQETGADKNTVIIYTADNGYFCGSHGYASKVLPYEEASRVPLIIFDPREKNSGKQLRSGSLSGLCDIAPTLLKLADLPVPDNMDGRDLMELYRDPSAEIHDALPLINVWNEPATHALSVVTKDQKYIYWGYAGDGYAVTEELYHLGKDPLELVNLAANPENSDMLNSMRKKYDRFLDQWKAEAVSYNDYERFGTLFDRKVEWKEKAKLLD
- a CDS encoding sulfatase family protein, with amino-acid sequence MNKQWLFLVFLGVCAQGIAASKPNIVYILADDMGPGDVSCYNAEGKIPTPHIDRMAREGMKFMDAHTGSSVCTPTRYGIITGRYCWRTRKKEGVLGGHSNPLIPQSRETVASFLKKEDYATAIIGKWHLGMSWENDAAPNAKRVTAKNVKNPKAPIKNGPTTLGFDYYFGLSSSLDHDPHAYVENDQLLGELELETGKRYGPEMVARGLPSGHPGWCAKGFKNEMVLTDLARKTDEWITANRDRPFFVYLALTSPHMPICPRKEFQGKSGIGKHGDFVMETDWVVGEVLKTLDKLNLAENTLVIFTSDNGTSGKAGIPNMEKLGHFPSGIYRGQKKSIFEGGHRMPFVARWPKTIKPGTESTDLICTTDLLATLADLAGKTLPDDVGEDSVSFLPALQGKRIPGAQERLVVHHDSAGYFAARKGKWKLVLDAYNGKKTGTIKGAPIKNESRTMLFDMNADPRETDNLIQQYPEVAEALKNELAGIIQAGRSTPGSAQANDPLRKGESWKQLELLAEYLK
- a CDS encoding sulfatase family protein; the protein is MKWIKLISTTLLLAGAVQAANRPNFIMMMCDDMGYGDVGFNGHPYVQTPHLDKLAADGANLTHFYSIGPVCSPTRVSLVTGRHHYRMGVFSANRAHLPKEEYTIARMLKSKGYTTGHFGKWHMGTLSREISPKGKGRKPELNYAPPWERDYDHSFVTEVAVKTWNPTEGRQAPNNFYYEDGVVTTENLRGGSSRIIMDRVIPFIDQAVESDTPFLSVIWFNAPHKDVEAGPDYLKRYEGFGGAAHYFGCISEVDDQVGRLRAELERLGVADNTVIFFTSDNGPLGGVLKSKETYGKSKNRLTGNSGGFTGGKRDATEGGVRVPGLACWPGQIEPGSVIDVPMSVLDYLPTLAGALEVELPQDRVLDGENVLPILRGKKQVHDKSIPFRYENDAWIVKGKMKLMIQSPTDPSKDRMFDLSTDKTEADNVLKHYPEQAAEMRKELLAFLDSAKYSHAGREYGTDFRPVEEWHALGMLSRKMKKKAKEEQ